A single Lactuca sativa cultivar Salinas chromosome 8, Lsat_Salinas_v11, whole genome shotgun sequence DNA region contains:
- the LOC111913687 gene encoding uncharacterized protein LOC111913687, with amino-acid sequence MYLDKRKYNDMTTTPIANNRGRVQQNFESTSNFNLRTPLSNISNGVGYRQQHIIYSDNSTCDTRFDENVNQYIAYGYQHTSFQSSPIVNSKSPLYNDPKVKRKQRKMYLDKRICNDMTTTPIANRGRVQQNFITTSNCNLRTPLSNISNGNGQYSVLFAHMRSLTSSGTTRDSSINLSFGKQTLKRKNENISAIPFLDLTSNEDLNDRYILKDVISGLSKDYLDHGDKTLVCAICHAKLWKDEAHPGNKSGKSTYFSMCCGKGKVELPELKEAPPEYLNLYHQLDPKSKYFMKNIRRFNSMFSFTSMGGKIDSSINKGNAPYTFRLSGQNYHTMGSLLPSYGSKPKFSQLYIYDTENEISHRQNTFSKEKDGYISPSHSLDIETIQFLKVMFDSINELLRLIGRRQTDGRTYNLPTASEVASLIVGDIGDSIDNRDIIVTTQSGRLQRINELHPAYLALQYLLLFPYGDDGYRVDIPHRDVTPSTDTKRRKCTMREFFAYRIQDRVNIFSLVLNSKRLFQQFLVDAYTMIESERLYYVRNQQKVLRCESYETLRSLESHGNNDISNIRKRVILPSSFTGGARYMMQNYLDAMSLYLKTNALLGSVQAVVYTVEFQKRGLPHAHICLFMHSDYKLPTVEHIDRVISAEIPNKDEDPELYALVSEFMMHGPCGGDNPKCPCMIQNKCSKNFPKPFLDHTSVDSNGYPIYRRRNDGSFVEKSGVKLDNRTVVPYHKVLLKRYQAHINVEWCNQGASIKYLLKYINKGPDRATMAVIQSNNADDTEDAVDEIKNYYDYDDIDDVLDKEFVSFSMFLAWMTCNEHNKDAQKLSYVEFPSKFVWKLKDHCWMPRKIGKSIGRIHAVSPNLGEAYFLRILLNKVKGPKSFEDIRTVNGHEYATFREACYALGLLEDDREYIDAIEEANHSGSGYYLRSLFAIMLKPNSLSNPSCVWENTWKYLSDGILYNQQKRLNSPGLSLNEDQHKNLTLYEIEKVLLQNKLSLKDYNGMPYPDHESISSSNNRLITEELDFDRTVLHNELIHLLDSLTIEQTGVFDEIMKHVQQKKGGVFFVYGYGGTGKTFLWKTLSAALRSEGEMVLNIASSGIASLLLTGGRTAHSHIIIPINLTEDSFCSFAPDSDVADLLRQASLIIWDEAPMIHKHAFEALDRSLKDILSCDLRSNLKLPFGGKSIVFGGDFRQILPVVPNGSRKDIVNASLSSSYIWPDCKVLRLTKTMRLSDQTNDIEETKAFANWILDIGEGNVGGFNDGEEIIDILDDLLIIDSSDPIGSLIAFVYPSIIENANHPKFFQGRAILAPKNEVVQEINDRLLSLFPGDEKEYLSSDSLCYSDFVHNDIDESLYSPDVLNGLKPSGLPIHKLVLKVGVPVMLLRNIDPKSGLCNGMRLRVITLGNRVIEAEIIPGSNIGNRTFIPRMTLTPSEKRIPLTFQRRQFPLAVCFAMTINKSQGQSLSKVGLFLRQPVFTHGQLYVALSRVKSKDGLKILVLDSDGNLSNKTSNVVFKEVFGNLFNY; translated from the exons atgtATTTGGATAAGAGAAAATATAATGATATGACCACCACGCCAATAG cTAATAATCGTGGTCGTGTTCAACAAAATTTCGAATCTACTTCCAATTTTAATTTAAGAACTCCGTTATCTAATATTTCCAATG GTGTGGGTTATCGGCAACAACATATAATTTATTCAGATAATTCTACATGTGATACCCGTTTTGATGAAAATGTTAACCAATATATAGCATATGGATATCAGCACACAAGTTTCCAATCTTCTCCCATTGTTAATAGCAAAAGTCCATTATATAACGATCCCAAGGtcaaaagaaaacaaagaaaaatgtATTTGGATAAGAGAATATGTAATGATATGACCACCACACCAATAG cTAATCGTGGTCGTGTTCAACAAAATTTCATCACTACTTCCAATTGTAATTTAAGAACTCCGTTATCTAACATATCCAACG GAAATGGACAATATTCTGTATTATTCGCTCATATGAGGTCATTGACTTCATCAGGAACCACTCGAGATTCTTCCATAAATTTATCGTTCGGGAAACAAACTTTAAAAAGGAAGAATGAAAATATATCTGCTATACCCTTTCTTGACTTGACATCAAATGAAGACTTAAATGATCGTTACATTCTTAAAGATGTAATTTCAGGTCTCTCAAAAG aTTACTTGGACCATGGTGATAAGACTCTTGTGTGTGCTATCTGTCATGCAAAATTATGGAAAGATGAAGCCCATCCAGGTAATAAATCTGGGAAGAGCACATATTTTTCGATGTGTTGTGGTAAAGGCAAAGTTGAGCTTCCTGAATTAAAAGAAGCGCCTCCAGAATACCTAAATCTGTATCATCAGCTTGATCCCAAATCCAAATATTTCATGAAGAATATTCGTCGCTTCAATTCGATGTTTTCATTTACTTCAATGGGTGGAAAAATTGACTCTTCCATTAACAAAGGCAATGCTCCGTACACCTTCAGACTTAGCGGTCAAAATTATCATACTATGGGAAGTTTGTTACCTTCATATGGATCCAAACCAAAGTTCTCTCAACTTTACATATATGATACTGAAAACGAAATTTCACATAGGCAAAACACTTTCAG TAAAGAAAAAGATGGGTATATATCACCTTCTCATTCACTTGATATCGAGACCATACAGTTCTTGAAGGTTATGTTCGATTCAATAAATGAACTG TTACGTCTTATAGGAAGAAGGCAAACAGATGGACGAACGTATAACCTACCTACTGCTTCTGAGGTTGCTTCCTTGATTGTTGGTGACATTGGTGATTCAATTGATAATAGAGATATCATTGTAACAACTCAATCAGGACGTCTACAACGTATAAATGAATTACATCCTGCATACCTTGCTCTTCAATACCTACTACTCTTTCCTTATGGAGATGATGGATATAGAGTTGACATCCCTCATAGAGATGTTACGCCTTCAACGGATACCAAACGACGCAAGTGTACAATGAGAGAGTTCTTTGCTTATAGAATTCAAGACAGGGTGAATATTTTTTCATTAGTTTTGAATTCAAAAAGACTTTTTCAACAATTCCTGGTTGATGCCTATACGATGATCGAAAGTGAGCGGCTATATTACGTACGCAACCAGCAAAAAGTTCTTAGATGTGAATCTTATGAAACTTTGCGTAGCCTAGAAAGTCATGGAAATAATGATATTTCCAACATCAGAAAACGTGTGATCTTGCCTTCTTCTTTTACGGGTGGTGCACGATACATGATGCAGAACTATTTAGATGCTATGTCTCTTT ACTTAAAGACAAATGCATTATTGGGTTCGGTCCAAGCAG TTGTTTACACGGTGGAGTTTCAAAAACGCGGCTTGCCTCACGCCCATATATGTCTATTCATGCACTCTGATTACAAGTTGCCTACCGTTGAACATATTGATCGAGTTATTTCTGCTGAAATTCCAAACAAAGACGAGGATCCGGAATTATATGCACTTGTCAGCGAGTTCATGATGCATGGTCCTTGTGGTGGTGATAATCCTAAATGCCCATGCATGATTCAGAACAAGTGTTCAAAAAACTTCCCAAAACCATTCTTAGATCATACTTCTGTTGATTCTAATGGTTATCCTATATACAGGAGACGTAATGATGGTTCATTTGTTGAAAAGTCGGGTGTGAAATTAGACAACAGAACTGTCGTTCCATATCACAAAGTCCTTTTGAAAAGATATCAAGCTCACATTAATGTTGAATGGTGCAATCAGGGTGCTTCCATCAAATATTTGCTTAAATATATTAACAAGGGTCCTGATAGGGCTACCATGGCAGTTATCCAAAGCAACAATGCAGATGATACTGAAGATGCAGTTGATGAAATAAAGAACTACTACGATT ACGACGATATCGACGATGTCCTCGACAAAGAATTTGTTTCTTTTTCGATGTTCTTAGCTTGGATGACATGTAACGAACATAATAAAGACGCACAAAAACTTTCATACGTTGAATTTCCTTCAAAATTTGTATGGAAATTGAAAGATCATTGCTGGATGCCAAGAAAAATAGGAAAATCGATCGGTAGAATTCATGCAGTTTCACCTAATCTCGGTGAAGCGTATTTTTTAAGAATTCTTTTAAATAAAGTCAAAGGTCCGAAATCGTTTGAAGATATCCGCACGGTAAATGGTCACGAATATGCTACTTTTAGAGAGGCATGTTATGCTCTTGGACTTTTAGAAGATGATAGAGAATACATTGATGCCATCGAGGAAGCCAATCATTCAGGGTCTGGTTATTATTTACGATCTCTATTTGCAATTATGCTAAAGCCGAATAGTTTGTCTAACCCGTCCTGTGTTTGGGAAAATACATGGAAATATTTATCGGATGGAATTCTATACAATCAACAGAAGCGATTAAATTCTCCAG GTTTATCGCTTAATGAGGATCAACATAAGAACTTGACCCTTTATGAGATTGAAAAAGTTTTACTCCAGAACAAGTTAAGCCTCAAAGATTATAATGGGATGCCTTACCCAGATCATGAATCTATATCTTCTTCAAACAATCGTTTGATAACCGAGGAGCTAGATTTTGACAGGACCGTTCTACACAACGAGTTGATTCATCTGTTGGATTCATTAACAATTGAACAAACAGGTGTTTTTGACGAAATCATGAAACATGTTCAACAAAAAAAAGGAGGCGTGTTTTTTGTATATGGCTATGGTGGTACTGGGAAAACTTTTCTTTGGAAGACATTATCTGCAGCCTTAAGATCTGAAGgtgaaatggttttaaatattGCTTCAAGTGGTATTGCTTCGTTATTACTTACCGGAGGTAGAACGGCACACTCTCACATTATAATTCCTATAAATCTTACTGAGGATTCTTTTTGTTCGTTCGCGCCGGATAGTGATGTTGCCGATTTGTTAAGACAAGCATCATTGATTATATGGGATGAGGCACCAATGATTCATAAACATGCATTTGAAGCATTGGATCGATCTTTGAAGGATATATTGAGTTGTGATCTTCGCAGCAACTTAAAATTGCCATTTGGAGGAAAATCAATTGTTTTTGGAGGCGATTTTAGGCAGATTCTACCTGTTGTTCCAAACGGAAGCAGGAAAGACATTGTGAATGCTTCATTAAGTTCCTCCTACATTTGGCCAGATTGCAAAGTCTTAAGATTAACAAAAACCATGAGGTTGAGTGATCAAACAAATGATATTGAGGAAACAAAGGCCTTTGCAAACTGGATTTTGGATATAGGAGAAGGAAATGTGGGTGGTTtcaatgatggtgaggaaattatTGATATACTTGATGATCTTCTCATTATTGATTCATCTGATCCAATCGGTTCATTAATTGCATTTGTCTATCCTTCTATTATTGAAAATGCCAATCATCCCAAGTTTTTTCAAGGAAGAGCAATCCTTGCACCGAAAAACGAAGTTGTTCAGGAAATAAATGATCGTCTGTTATCACTATTTCCAGGTGATGAAAAAGAATACTTGAGTTCAGACAGTCTTTGTTATTCAGATTTTGTTCATAATGACATTGATGAAAGCTTGTATTCGCCGGATGTTCTAAATGGTCTTAAACCGTCAGGTTTGCCGATCCATAAGTTGGTATTAAAAGTTGGTGTTCCAGTTATGTTACTGAGGAATATTGATCCAAAAAGTGGTTTGTGTAATGGAATGAGACTACGAGTTATAACATTGGGTAACCGTGTTATAGAAGCAGAGATAATTCCCGGAAGTAATATAGGAAACCGTACTTTTATTCCAAGAATGACCTTAACTCCTTCAGAAAAAAGAATTCCTCTCACGTTTCAAAGAAGACAATTTCCATTGGCTGTATGTTTTGCAATGACAATAAACAAGAGTCAAGGACAATCACTATCGAAAGTAGGTTTATTTTTGAGACAACCAGTGTTCACTCATGGACAGTTGTATGTTGCATTGTCGAGAGTTAAAAGCAAAGATGGATTAAAAATATTAGTTTTAGATAGTGATGGCAACCTTAGCAATAAAACGTCTAATGTTGTATTCAAAGAAGTATTTGGAAATTT ATTCAATTATTGA